A genome region from Sphingobacteriaceae bacterium GW460-11-11-14-LB5 includes the following:
- a CDS encoding XRE family transcriptional regulator codes for MQEEILLQISLKIKERRKELGITVQELADKAEVSKGLISQIENSRTIPSLMVLMDIIKSLQIDLNSFFKDINFHKKDAPVLVKRKDQYQKFEKEQALGFNYSRILTKNIKFSTADFVLLELEVNAHRPMVKTEAFEFKYMIEGKVEYQFSKKKIILEKGDSMLFDGRLSHTPVNVGDGKALMLVIYFFE; via the coding sequence ATGCAAGAAGAAATTCTTTTACAGATTAGCCTTAAAATTAAAGAAAGACGTAAAGAGCTGGGTATTACCGTTCAGGAGCTTGCAGATAAAGCTGAGGTAAGCAAAGGCCTGATCTCTCAAATCGAAAATAGCCGGACTATTCCATCTTTAATGGTATTAATGGATATTATTAAAAGTTTGCAGATCGATCTGAACAGCTTTTTTAAGGACATTAATTTTCATAAAAAAGACGCCCCTGTTCTGGTGAAACGAAAAGATCAGTACCAGAAATTCGAAAAGGAGCAGGCCTTAGGTTTTAACTATTCGCGTATTTTAACCAAGAATATCAAATTTTCTACTGCCGATTTTGTGCTGCTCGAGCTCGAAGTAAATGCGCATCGGCCAATGGTGAAAACGGAAGCCTTCGAGTTTAAATACATGATAGAGGGTAAAGTAGAATATCAGTTTTCGAAAAAGAAAATTATACTCGAAAAAGGAGACTCCATGCTTTTCGATGGAAGGCTTTCACATACCCCCGTTAATGTTGGCGATGGTAAGGCGCTGATGCTGGTTATTTATTTCTTTGAGTAA
- a CDS encoding transcriptional regulator, with protein MNLRRDVFQAIADPTRRAILLLVASQSMTAGAIATNFDTARPTVSKHLQILTECELLEQKQNGREIHYHTNAKKMKEIADFIEPFRKMWDDRFNKLEDIMKNYKPGK; from the coding sequence ATGAATTTAAGAAGAGATGTATTTCAGGCCATTGCCGATCCTACCCGAAGGGCGATATTGTTGCTGGTGGCCTCGCAATCGATGACCGCTGGCGCAATAGCCACTAATTTCGACACGGCAAGGCCAACTGTTTCAAAACACCTGCAAATTCTTACCGAGTGCGAATTGTTAGAACAAAAACAAAATGGAAGAGAAATTCATTACCATACCAACGCGAAAAAAATGAAAGAAATTGCCGATTTTATTGAGCCATTCCGCAAAATGTGGGACGACAGATTTAATAAACTGGAAGATATCATGAAAAACTATAAACCAGGCAAATAG
- a CDS encoding FAD-dependent oxidoreductase: MNKHFDLIVIGGGILGTFHAYHALLSGKSVLQLEKDNFPVGATVRNFGQVVPSGMEAEWFEYGVAGLDIYKSIQQEFDISVQQNGSVYIASDNDEQTLIHELKAHYDTIGYETELLSQDAVLKKYPAIKSSYAKEAIFFPQEISVAPDQMIHRLHEYMQNKFAQYTLKYNSPVTACESKGAGVEVGLRNNAERFTAEKAIICNGYEFKLLYPELFSESGIVVSKLQMMRSIPMPEVALAGNILTGLTTRRYESFEHYCPSFKSIKTPEHYEELKKWGIHILFKKAADNTIIIGDSHVYADVNHFDDLGFDLSHHINELMLEEAARIVDFDVRKLQSTWAGFYPQHATKHIVTYDLDDRIHIRTAIGGKGMTASAGYAAESIKKIFS, from the coding sequence ATGAACAAACATTTCGATCTTATTGTAATTGGTGGAGGGATTTTAGGAACATTCCATGCTTACCATGCATTACTTTCGGGCAAATCGGTTTTGCAGCTCGAAAAAGACAATTTCCCGGTAGGCGCAACCGTGCGCAATTTTGGTCAGGTGGTGCCCTCGGGTATGGAAGCCGAATGGTTCGAATACGGTGTTGCGGGATTAGATATTTATAAATCTATCCAGCAAGAATTTGATATTTCTGTGCAGCAAAATGGTAGTGTGTACATTGCATCAGATAACGATGAGCAGACTTTGATCCACGAGCTGAAGGCACATTACGATACCATTGGTTATGAAACTGAATTGCTTAGTCAGGACGCGGTTTTAAAAAAATATCCTGCTATTAAATCTTCTTACGCCAAAGAAGCCATCTTTTTTCCGCAGGAAATTAGTGTAGCGCCAGATCAGATGATCCACCGTTTACACGAATATATGCAGAATAAGTTTGCACAATACACCCTTAAATATAATAGTCCGGTTACCGCTTGCGAAAGTAAAGGTGCTGGTGTGGAGGTTGGTTTAAGAAACAATGCCGAACGCTTTACGGCAGAAAAAGCCATTATCTGTAACGGTTACGAATTTAAATTACTTTATCCCGAACTGTTTAGCGAAAGCGGTATTGTGGTTAGTAAACTGCAAATGATGCGCAGTATTCCTATGCCAGAGGTAGCTTTAGCAGGGAATATTTTAACGGGCTTAACCACCAGGCGTTATGAGAGTTTTGAGCACTATTGCCCTTCTTTTAAAAGCATTAAAACGCCGGAGCATTACGAAGAACTGAAAAAATGGGGCATTCATATCCTGTTTAAGAAAGCTGCGGATAATACGATCATTATTGGCGATTCGCATGTGTATGCCGATGTAAATCATTTCGACGATCTTGGCTTCGATTTAAGCCATCACATTAATGAGCTGATGCTGGAAGAAGCAGCCCGTATTGTCGATTTCGATGTCCGCAAACTGCAAAGTACCTGGGCCGGATTTTATCCGCAGCACGCCACAAAACATATTGTAACATACGATCTGGATGATCGCATCCACATCCGTACAGCTATTGGTGGCAAAGGAATGACGGCCAGTGCAGGCTATGCTGCAGAAAGTATTAAGAAAATATTTAGTTAA
- a CDS encoding DoxX-like family protein: protein MTKTNKIIYWIATVWLSLGMLSTGTVQLIKMKEEVALFTHLGYPIYFLTILGIWKILGVVAVLIPKFTLLKEWAYAGFFFAMSGAVFSHMAIGDTSVSAYFGPLLLLVLTVLSWYFRPADRKIISVN from the coding sequence ATGACAAAGACAAACAAAATTATCTATTGGATTGCCACCGTGTGGCTGTCGCTAGGCATGTTATCAACGGGAACCGTACAGTTGATCAAAATGAAGGAAGAAGTAGCATTATTTACCCACCTGGGTTACCCAATCTATTTCCTGACTATATTAGGGATTTGGAAAATTTTGGGTGTGGTTGCGGTGTTAATTCCTAAATTTACTTTACTGAAAGAATGGGCGTATGCAGGCTTTTTCTTTGCCATGTCTGGTGCTGTTTTTTCGCACATGGCTATTGGCGATACCAGTGTTTCAGCCTACTTCGGCCCATTATTACTACTTGTGTTAACGGTATTGTCGTGGTATTTCAGGCCTGCAGATCGAAAAATCATTTCAGTTAACTGA
- a CDS encoding GNAT family N-acetyltransferase: protein MTIRLAVTADIPKIMHLVNKVVPLMRAAGNFQWGDDYPNPEVFASDITIGQLWVAELEGQVVGVSAITTDQDPEYADAGWDINEKAIVTHRLAVDPDCQGMGIARALMNQAEAVAKASGISILRVDTNSKNMATQALFPKLGYQFSGEISLAKRPGLRFFCYQKLL, encoded by the coding sequence ATGACAATTAGATTAGCCGTAACAGCCGATATTCCGAAAATAATGCACCTGGTAAATAAAGTTGTACCCTTAATGCGTGCTGCAGGAAATTTCCAGTGGGGAGACGATTATCCGAACCCGGAAGTATTTGCCAGCGATATTACCATCGGTCAGTTATGGGTAGCTGAGCTGGAAGGGCAGGTTGTTGGCGTTTCTGCAATTACTACAGATCAAGATCCCGAGTATGCTGATGCAGGCTGGGACATTAACGAAAAAGCCATTGTTACACACCGTTTAGCAGTAGACCCTGATTGCCAGGGCATGGGTATTGCCAGGGCTTTAATGAACCAGGCCGAGGCGGTAGCAAAAGCTTCGGGTATTTCCATCTTAAGGGTGGACACCAACAGCAAAAATATGGCCACCCAGGCACTTTTCCCGAAGCTCGGCTATCAGTTTAGTGGTGAAATTAGCCTGGCGAAACGGCCTGGGCTCCGTTTCTTTTGTTATCAAAAATTATTGTAA
- a CDS encoding TonB-dependent receptor, whose product MKSRILFLVSTLMLLFAFAQAQVTTSSINGKIKDEKGTIPGATIVMVHVPTGTVSKGLSNENGLYRIGNLNPGGPYKITVTFVGYSPVVKENIYLTLGSDVRFDLDLHEQGNQLAEVSVKGQKGGTKAGAGTSIGEGQIKTLPTMNRSLQDVTRVTPQGSKDNTFGGTNFRYNNVTIDGAINNDAIGFSPSLGGQSGSSGMPGSSTRTNPVSLDAIQDVTVLLSPYDVKVGNFLGGSINAVTRGGTNEVVGSVYGYGRNASLIGRNKIGDNSKEPSAFHDYQTGFRVGFPIIKDKLFFFTNEEITRRQDPVILGAGSSDMKLLTLSEAQQISDRMKNAYGIDAGSFGDYNIYSQSNKFFNRLDWNINENNQLTIRNNTIISKATNLERDQSNFRFGGIDFRQNNNQTSTVADLKTRFGNSATNNLIIGYSTVHDFRDPLSNPALPQIEIASNGGTLFLGTDREASIFNMKQNTFEFTDNYTFSKGNHTFTFGTHNEFYNINYGFVNSWNGRVAYSSIADFLANQPNRVRASYNYDDNSRDNILANPTAQFNVNMYSVYGQDEIRVGDRLKLTPGLRFDMANLPDMPSLSTKTTNSPVDKNYGTTYTYTQPSSITGKFLNKIQISPRLGFNFDALGNQRLIVRGGTGLFTSRVPFAWIGYAYYNNGVNYGAFDKSYVYVNTDPTKIVTPAPGSDPVKDALTGNGEAGYVTKQGVNVKDANGATQVDLVDNNFKMPKAWRSNLAFDYKTDDQWKFTIEGIFSQVIKDVQFQQINYVDNPTYMAYDTQKQQPIYSGTKINPLYTNAYLLSNTDKGYKYSLTAQVSKSLPIGLDMMVAYTYGRSKDIANGIRNSMESNWQLNQALNPNMPALAYSNFDIRNRIISTINYRLDWAKNGKYVSNFSLFFSGQSGSPYSLGLVNTRINGTGQTVSLLYIPAVGETQKFFANNATGIAQAAAFDDYINNDKYLSTRRGDFTERNGARTPWNVQADFRFAQDIQVAKGKHPHVLTLTYDIINLTNLVNKDWGIQYFSPNTYNSMASVGIKVSTAGTPSTYPVYTFAQKDVTSYSKDFFASRYQMQLGLRYSF is encoded by the coding sequence ATGAAATCACGCATACTATTCCTGGTGAGTACCCTGATGCTCCTGTTCGCATTTGCTCAGGCACAGGTTACAACTTCTAGTATTAATGGAAAGATAAAAGATGAGAAGGGAACCATCCCAGGTGCAACCATCGTTATGGTGCATGTTCCGACAGGTACCGTATCTAAAGGTTTATCAAATGAGAATGGACTTTACCGTATCGGCAATTTAAACCCGGGCGGACCATACAAAATTACCGTAACCTTTGTTGGTTATAGTCCGGTAGTAAAAGAGAATATTTATTTAACCTTAGGTTCGGATGTAAGGTTCGATCTTGATCTTCATGAACAAGGTAATCAATTGGCCGAAGTAAGTGTGAAGGGACAAAAAGGTGGGACGAAAGCGGGTGCAGGCACCAGCATTGGTGAAGGGCAGATTAAAACCCTGCCAACCATGAACCGCAGTTTGCAGGATGTAACCCGGGTTACACCACAGGGAAGTAAGGATAACACTTTCGGTGGAACCAATTTTAGGTACAACAACGTAACCATCGATGGTGCAATTAATAACGATGCCATTGGTTTTAGTCCTTCCTTAGGTGGGCAAAGTGGTAGCTCGGGTATGCCTGGAAGCAGTACACGTACCAATCCGGTTTCATTGGATGCCATTCAGGATGTTACCGTTTTACTTTCTCCGTATGATGTTAAAGTGGGTAACTTTTTAGGGGGAAGCATTAACGCTGTTACGCGTGGTGGTACCAACGAGGTGGTAGGCTCGGTTTATGGCTATGGCCGTAACGCTTCCTTAATCGGTAGAAATAAAATCGGCGATAACAGTAAAGAGCCTTCTGCTTTTCACGATTACCAAACTGGTTTCCGTGTTGGTTTTCCGATTATAAAAGATAAATTGTTCTTCTTTACCAATGAAGAAATTACACGCCGCCAGGATCCGGTAATTTTAGGTGCAGGATCGTCTGATATGAAATTGCTTACCTTATCTGAGGCACAGCAAATCTCAGACCGTATGAAAAATGCTTATGGTATAGATGCTGGTTCGTTTGGTGATTACAATATCTATTCGCAATCGAATAAATTTTTCAACCGTTTAGACTGGAATATCAATGAAAACAACCAGTTAACCATCAGAAACAATACCATTATTTCGAAAGCCACAAATCTGGAAAGAGACCAGTCTAACTTCAGGTTTGGGGGGATCGATTTCAGACAGAATAATAATCAGACATCAACTGTTGCCGATCTGAAAACACGTTTTGGAAATTCGGCTACCAACAACTTAATTATCGGTTATTCTACGGTTCACGATTTCCGCGATCCGCTTTCTAATCCGGCTTTACCGCAGATCGAAATTGCTTCGAACGGTGGAACATTGTTTTTAGGTACCGATCGCGAGGCGAGTATTTTTAACATGAAACAGAATACTTTCGAATTTACCGATAACTATACCTTTAGCAAAGGCAACCATACTTTCACTTTCGGTACGCACAATGAGTTTTACAACATTAATTATGGTTTTGTTAACTCATGGAATGGCCGTGTAGCTTACAGCAGTATTGCCGATTTCCTGGCTAACCAGCCAAATAGGGTTCGTGCCAGTTATAACTATGATGATAATAGCCGGGATAACATTCTTGCTAATCCAACGGCGCAGTTTAATGTGAATATGTACAGTGTTTACGGTCAGGATGAAATTCGTGTGGGCGACCGTTTAAAATTAACACCGGGATTACGTTTCGATATGGCAAACCTGCCGGATATGCCCTCATTAAGCACAAAAACAACCAATTCTCCTGTTGATAAAAATTACGGAACTACTTATACCTATACTCAGCCATCATCAATTACCGGAAAGTTTTTGAACAAGATTCAGATCTCGCCACGTTTAGGCTTTAATTTTGACGCATTAGGCAACCAGCGTTTGATTGTTCGCGGTGGTACAGGTTTGTTTACCAGTCGCGTTCCTTTTGCATGGATTGGTTATGCCTACTACAATAATGGTGTAAACTACGGTGCTTTTGATAAGTCCTATGTTTATGTAAATACAGATCCTACAAAAATCGTAACGCCGGCTCCTGGTTCAGATCCGGTTAAAGATGCTTTAACGGGTAATGGCGAAGCAGGTTATGTAACCAAACAAGGTGTTAATGTTAAAGATGCAAACGGCGCTACCCAGGTAGATTTAGTTGACAACAACTTTAAAATGCCAAAAGCATGGAGGAGTAATTTAGCTTTCGATTATAAAACAGACGATCAGTGGAAATTTACCATTGAGGGAATTTTTAGCCAGGTAATTAAAGATGTACAGTTTCAGCAGATCAACTATGTTGATAATCCTACGTACATGGCTTATGATACCCAAAAACAACAGCCTATATATTCAGGTACCAAAATCAATCCGCTATACACCAATGCTTACCTGTTATCCAACACAGATAAAGGTTATAAATATAGCTTAACCGCTCAGGTGAGTAAATCGCTTCCTATAGGTTTAGATATGATGGTGGCTTATACCTATGGCAGATCGAAAGATATTGCCAATGGTATCCGTAATTCAATGGAATCTAACTGGCAATTGAATCAGGCCCTTAATCCGAACATGCCTGCATTAGCATATTCTAACTTCGATATTCGCAACAGGATTATCTCGACCATCAATTACAGGTTAGACTGGGCTAAAAATGGCAAATATGTGTCTAACTTCTCGTTATTTTTCAGTGGTCAGTCAGGTTCGCCATATTCACTGGGTTTAGTGAATACCCGCATTAACGGAACCGGCCAAACTGTAAGTTTATTGTATATCCCGGCGGTAGGCGAAACACAGAAATTCTTTGCCAATAACGCAACAGGAATTGCACAGGCTGCAGCATTTGATGATTATATCAATAACGATAAATACCTAAGTACCCGTCGTGGCGATTTTACCGAACGTAACGGTGCACGTACACCCTGGAATGTTCAGGCCGATTTTCGCTTCGCTCAGGATATCCAGGTGGCAAAAGGGAAACACCCGCATGTACTGACTTTAACTTATGATATTATTAACCTGACCAATTTGGTAAATAAAGACTGGGGTATTCAGTATTTTTCTCCCAATACCTATAACTCAATGGCCAGTGTAGGTATTAAGGTGTCTACTGCAGGTACACCAAGCACATATCCGGTGTATACCTTTGCACAGAAAGATGTCACTTCTTATTCAAAAGATTTCTTTGCCTCACGTTACCAGATGCAATTGGGATTGAGATATAGTTTCTAA
- a CDS encoding ATPase, which produces MEQKTKIDAESGKQEMIITREFELPVALLFKAYVEPEIITQWMGTKVLKLENKKYGSYEFETSDAKGNLAFVATGVIHEFVPEEKITRTFEMEQTPFGVQLEFLTFEKLTDDRSKLTMHVIYKSVGVRDQILSLPFAKGINMAHSRLEDIVKQIK; this is translated from the coding sequence ATGGAGCAGAAAACAAAAATTGATGCCGAAAGTGGCAAGCAGGAAATGATCATTACAAGAGAATTCGAGTTACCTGTAGCATTGCTTTTTAAGGCTTACGTTGAACCCGAAATTATCACACAATGGATGGGAACCAAGGTATTGAAGCTTGAAAACAAAAAGTATGGCAGTTACGAGTTCGAAACATCTGATGCCAAGGGAAACCTGGCATTTGTGGCCACTGGTGTAATACATGAGTTTGTGCCTGAGGAAAAAATTACGCGCACATTCGAAATGGAGCAGACGCCTTTTGGGGTTCAGCTCGAGTTTTTAACCTTCGAAAAACTGACCGATGATCGGAGTAAACTCACCATGCACGTAATTTACAAATCAGTAGGGGTAAGGGATCAAATACTATCGCTGCCTTTTGCTAAGGGTATTAACATGGCGCATAGCCGTTTAGAAGACATTGTAAAACAAATAAAATAA
- a CDS encoding alkaline phosphatase — MKKFLKSTLVLLCLVVFAQAQSKKIKHVILIGCDGFGGYALPEANMPNLKALMANGSWTTQARCVLPSSSAVNWASLLMGAGPTEHGYTEWDSKVPEIPSVTKTSYGLFPGIFSVIRDQKKQAKTAIVYSWSGIGYLFEKEAVNIIVSGNDKDDFCTDTTVAIIKKEKPYFTFLHLDEPDGTGHSIGHRTPAYYKQLELVDQRIGKIVKAVNDAGIADETVILVTADHGGKGKGHGGKSLDEVQIPWIISGPGVRKNHELKDVIITYDTAATLAWLMGLQQPQSWRGRPVLEAFTK; from the coding sequence ATGAAAAAGTTTTTGAAAAGTACTTTAGTGTTACTTTGTTTAGTTGTATTTGCGCAGGCGCAATCTAAAAAAATTAAACACGTGATCTTAATTGGTTGCGATGGTTTTGGCGGCTACGCTTTGCCGGAGGCGAATATGCCTAATCTTAAAGCGCTAATGGCTAATGGCTCGTGGACCACGCAGGCACGCTGTGTATTGCCATCATCCAGTGCGGTAAACTGGGCCTCTTTGTTAATGGGCGCCGGACCAACCGAACATGGATATACCGAATGGGACAGTAAGGTTCCCGAAATCCCATCTGTTACTAAAACATCTTATGGTTTGTTCCCGGGGATCTTTAGCGTAATCAGAGATCAAAAAAAACAGGCTAAAACCGCTATTGTGTATAGCTGGAGTGGTATTGGCTACTTATTTGAAAAAGAAGCAGTAAACATCATTGTTAGCGGAAATGATAAAGATGATTTTTGTACTGATACTACTGTTGCGATTATCAAAAAAGAAAAACCTTATTTTACCTTCCTGCATTTAGACGAACCAGATGGCACAGGACATTCAATTGGTCACCGTACGCCCGCTTATTATAAACAACTGGAGCTGGTGGATCAGCGGATTGGTAAAATTGTAAAAGCAGTTAACGATGCGGGCATAGCCGATGAAACCGTTATCCTGGTTACTGCCGATCATGGCGGTAAGGGTAAGGGTCATGGCGGTAAATCGCTTGATGAAGTGCAGATTCCATGGATTATCTCAGGGCCAGGTGTACGCAAAAACCACGAATTAAAAGATGTGATTATTACCTACGATACGGCAGCAACACTGGCCTGGTTAATGGGTTTGCAGCAACCGCAAAGTTGGAGAGGAAGACCAGTGTTAGAGGCTTTTACGAAATAA
- a CDS encoding SusC/RagA family TonB-linked outer membrane protein encodes MKHLYKMKMCMIVLLLLCLTPYFTWAQTKIAGLVKDDAQQPIPGVSVLVKGTKRATSTDLSGRFSLDAKTGETLVLSSIGFLPQEVQVTAANLTITLKTDSKNLNEVVVTALGIRKEKRNLGYAIQEVKGADLVKAREANPVNGLVGKVAGLTVGVSSELLGRSSLYLRGNDVNLVVVDGVPINSDTWNINPDDIDTYTVLKGPAAAALYGYQAYNGALLITTKRGKLSDKGFTVELNSSTQFNKGFIALPKSQDEYGPGEHSAYAFGDGKGGGLNDGDYDIWGPKFEGQLIPQYDSPVVNGVRQGTPWVARGKDNLKRFIQTGLLSANNIALSSATDKYNLRVSISNNYQKGIIPNTQLNINNFNVSGSYNISPKLRAEAYINYSRQFSDNIPDVNYGPNSVIYNMTLWGGADWNIDDMKNYWQPGKEGIQSIYAEYQRYHNPYFMSYEWLRGHKKNDINGYASLNYNVSKGLDVLLKTQISTYDQLRTEKMPFSAHPYGREEGLGDYREDRRSMFENNTQLILKYNKNVGDILEISAFGGGNARNFSYNSSFTTTDYLNVPNVYNFSNSKNPVKAFDFNSQMLVLSAFYSVDLSFKKYLNINTTGRVDKNSALAPGNNAAFYPSVSLSSVISDYVKMPAFISFAKVRASYANVKDPGLGTQEFIGATPLQTYPLGYGAEYTSSYGGPGYGLSSPYSIRPTYNNQTGAYYTNNLIDLNAVKAQSRTNYEGGIDLKFLKNRLGFEATYFRYIDGPKIIRQNISAATGYQTNTINGRKTQNSGVELSLSGAPILTDKFGWDVMINWSTYKQIYKELAPGETSVDQFFKTGDRIDNIYGSVLAKTPGGQVIHTSSGTPISLPVNQLLGHADPNWVWSIGNKFRYENFSFSFQLDGKVGGVMQDYVRLKSFQGGRQIETIQGKMGEARYQDYLRVNDPAYKGTWVGDGVVIANGGKLNFDPVTGVITNYGDLSFTPNTTPQLLQDYLGVFYGAKENTMMSRTYAKLREVTFGYQLPKKLLERTFIKSANISVVGRNLLYFINSTYNDVDVDQYSGREGTSTLQTPTTRSVGFNLNITF; translated from the coding sequence ATGAAACATCTCTACAAGATGAAGATGTGCATGATAGTTTTGCTGCTATTATGCCTCACGCCTTATTTTACATGGGCGCAAACAAAAATTGCTGGTCTGGTTAAAGACGATGCACAACAGCCAATCCCTGGCGTTAGTGTACTGGTAAAAGGCACTAAAAGAGCGACCTCTACCGATTTATCAGGTCGCTTTAGCCTCGATGCCAAAACAGGTGAAACACTTGTTTTGAGTTCAATCGGATTTCTTCCTCAGGAAGTTCAGGTTACTGCGGCAAACCTGACCATAACTTTAAAAACAGACTCGAAAAACTTAAACGAAGTGGTGGTTACCGCCCTTGGTATCCGTAAAGAAAAAAGAAACCTGGGTTATGCCATTCAGGAAGTAAAAGGTGCCGATCTGGTAAAAGCCAGGGAAGCGAATCCGGTAAACGGATTGGTGGGAAAAGTAGCCGGTTTAACTGTAGGAGTATCTTCAGAGCTTTTGGGCCGCTCATCGCTTTACCTTCGTGGTAACGATGTTAATTTAGTCGTGGTAGATGGGGTGCCGATCAATTCAGATACCTGGAACATCAATCCCGATGATATTGACACTTACACCGTGCTTAAAGGCCCGGCAGCAGCAGCATTATATGGTTATCAGGCTTATAATGGTGCATTATTAATCACCACCAAAAGAGGTAAGTTAAGTGATAAAGGTTTTACAGTTGAACTAAACTCAAGCACGCAGTTTAACAAAGGTTTTATCGCTTTACCAAAAAGCCAGGACGAGTACGGGCCAGGTGAGCACAGTGCCTATGCCTTTGGCGATGGAAAAGGTGGTGGCTTAAACGATGGCGATTACGATATCTGGGGTCCAAAATTCGAAGGGCAATTAATCCCGCAGTACGATAGTCCGGTGGTAAACGGCGTGCGCCAGGGTACGCCATGGGTGGCCCGCGGAAAAGATAACTTAAAGCGTTTCATCCAAACCGGATTACTTTCTGCAAACAATATTGCTTTATCTTCTGCAACGGATAAGTATAATTTAAGGGTTTCTATTTCCAATAATTACCAGAAAGGAATTATACCGAATACACAATTAAATATCAATAATTTTAATGTAAGTGGTTCTTATAACATCAGCCCGAAATTAAGGGCCGAAGCCTATATCAATTACAGTCGTCAGTTTTCTGATAACATACCGGATGTAAACTATGGCCCGAACAGTGTAATTTATAACATGACGCTTTGGGGCGGTGCCGACTGGAATATCGACGACATGAAAAACTACTGGCAGCCAGGCAAAGAAGGCATTCAGTCTATCTATGCAGAATACCAGCGTTACCATAATCCTTATTTTATGTCGTACGAATGGTTGCGCGGACATAAAAAGAACGATATTAACGGTTATGCTTCATTAAACTATAATGTAAGCAAAGGGCTGGACGTTTTGTTAAAAACACAAATTTCGACCTACGATCAGTTAAGAACCGAGAAAATGCCATTTTCTGCCCACCCGTACGGACGTGAAGAAGGTTTAGGTGATTACAGGGAAGACCGCCGCAGCATGTTCGAGAACAATACCCAGCTGATTTTGAAATACAACAAAAACGTTGGCGATATATTGGAGATCAGCGCTTTTGGTGGCGGTAATGCCCGTAACTTCAGCTACAATTCGAGTTTTACCACGACCGATTATTTAAATGTTCCGAATGTATATAACTTTTCGAACTCTAAAAATCCGGTAAAAGCTTTCGATTTCAATTCTCAAATGTTGGTGCTAAGTGCCTTTTATTCGGTTGATTTAAGCTTTAAAAAATACCTGAATATCAATACCACAGGTCGTGTAGATAAAAACTCTGCACTTGCTCCGGGCAACAATGCTGCATTCTATCCTTCGGTTTCGTTAAGTTCGGTAATTTCCGATTATGTAAAAATGCCTGCTTTTATTTCATTTGCAAAAGTAAGGGCATCGTATGCAAACGTTAAAGATCCGGGTTTGGGTACGCAGGAATTTATTGGGGCGACGCCATTACAAACTTATCCGCTCGGTTATGGTGCAGAATACACTTCGTCATATGGTGGTCCTGGATATGGCCTTTCTTCTCCATATAGCATCAGACCAACCTATAATAATCAAACAGGCGCCTATTATACCAATAACCTGATCGATCTGAATGCAGTAAAAGCGCAGAGCAGAACCAATTACGAAGGGGGTATCGACCTGAAATTTCTTAAAAACAGGTTAGGTTTCGAAGCCACTTATTTCAGGTATATCGATGGACCGAAAATTATCAGACAAAATATCTCAGCAGCTACAGGTTACCAGACCAATACCATTAACGGCCGTAAAACGCAAAACAGTGGTGTGGAGTTAAGTTTGTCGGGCGCACCAATTCTGACCGATAAATTTGGCTGGGACGTAATGATCAACTGGTCGACCTACAAACAAATTTACAAAGAACTTGCCCCTGGCGAAACATCGGTTGATCAGTTCTTTAAAACCGGCGACCGTATCGATAATATCTATGGTTCTGTTTTAGCTAAAACACCAGGCGGACAGGTAATCCATACTTCAAGCGGAACACCAATCTCATTGCCGGTGAATCAATTGTTAGGGCACGCCGATCCAAACTGGGTATGGAGTATTGGTAATAAATTCAGGTATGAGAATTTCTCTTTCAGCTTCCAGTTAGATGGTAAAGTGGGTGGGGTAATGCAAGATTACGTGAGGTTAAAATCGTTTCAGGGCGGTCGTCAGATCGAAACCATTCAGGGTAAAATGGGTGAGGCCAGATACCAGGATTACCTGCGTGTAAACGATCCAGCTTACAAAGGTACCTGGGTAGGCGATGGGGTGGTTATTGCCAATGGCGGTAAACTTAACTTCGATCCGGTTACAGGTGTAATTACCAACTACGGCGACCTGTCTTTTACACCAAACACCACACCTCAGTTATTACAAGATTATCTGGGTGTTTTTTATGGTGCCAAAGAAAATACCATGATGAGCCGTACCTACGCCAAATTACGCGAAGTAACCTTTGGTTACCAGTTACCTAAAAAGTTATTGGAGCGCACATTTATCAAATCGGCCAATATTTCGGTAGTAGGACGTAACCTGTTGTACTTTATCAATTCTACCTATAATGATGTGGATGTAGATCAGTATTCGGGTAGAGAAGGTACCTCTACGTTACAAACACCAACTACACGAAGTGTAGGCTTTAACCTTAATATTACTTTTTAA